The genomic DNA CTGCTCGACCACCCGTTCTTCGTCGCCACGCTGTTCCAGCCGGAACGCGCGGCACTCAAAGGCATCACGCCGCCGCTGGCGGTTGCGCTGCTCAAGGCCTGCCAGGGTTGAAATGCTGCCTGTGAGCCACAGAGCCAGCTCCCACATTTTGATCTTCATTGGCTCGAACCGCTGCCGCTCTAGCTGACCAAACTGCGCAACGCATTGATCGGCGGAATCTCCACCCGGCGCATGTACACGCGTAACGGCTCGGTGATGTTGAGGCGATCGTCGATATGCTGGTCCAGCAACAATTGAAGCCGCTCGCGCGACAGGGTCATGGTCTGCCCGGTGGCCGGTAACCAGACAAATTCGGCGGCGGGGATGATGCCGTCATCGGCCACGTCCATACCGAACGCGTCTTCGCTGAAACGCACGATGTAATGGCCGGTTTTGCGGTTCAGGCCGACAAAACCGTGGAGTCTGTCGGCGGCCTGGCAGATAAGCTCGGAAGTGATGCGCATGGTAAACCTCACTGAAAAGTCCCACCGGGACTGGAAAGATGGTTTACACGCGTGGCGGAAATTACCGCCCTCTAACGGGGCAGCTTCGGGCAAGAGTACTGCAACACTGCACAAAAAAACCAAGAAATATGG from Pseudomonas tolaasii NCPPB 2192 includes the following:
- a CDS encoding DUF2025 family protein is translated as MRITSELICQAADRLHGFVGLNRKTGHYIVRFSEDAFGMDVADDGIIPAAEFVWLPATGQTMTLSRERLQLLLDQHIDDRLNITEPLRVYMRRVEIPPINALRSLVS